From Sulfurovum zhangzhouensis, the proteins below share one genomic window:
- a CDS encoding urea amidolyase associated protein UAAP1: MITEHKNLKLDSIILDEVLPGGARWSKIIKRGDKLRITTEDGLGSLSAMFYNADNTAERFNSADTVKIQYNAYFGKGRVLYSELGRVLFSITEDTTDGLFDAIAGISNPRIIKERFGEGDFEHIRNRYYKSDRENFLVELGKYGMGKRDMIPAINFFRKVDVKEGSRLELSSQRPKPGSYIELRAEMNVLLVLSNTPHVMEEGEYNPSNVQLTLHKADPVTEDDLCVNFSPQSKRAFINNARYFA, encoded by the coding sequence GTGATAACTGAACACAAAAATTTGAAACTTGATTCAATTATTCTTGACGAAGTGCTCCCGGGCGGGGCACGCTGGTCGAAGATCATCAAACGCGGTGACAAACTGCGTATTACGACAGAAGATGGCTTGGGCTCTCTTTCGGCAATGTTTTACAATGCAGACAACACAGCTGAACGTTTTAATTCGGCCGACACGGTAAAGATCCAATACAACGCCTATTTTGGTAAAGGAAGAGTGCTTTATTCGGAACTGGGCCGCGTGCTTTTTTCGATCACGGAAGATACGACAGATGGGCTGTTCGATGCCATTGCCGGGATAAGCAACCCCCGCATCATCAAAGAGCGTTTCGGTGAAGGAGACTTCGAGCATATTCGTAACCGTTACTACAAAAGTGACAGAGAGAACTTTCTGGTTGAACTTGGAAAATACGGTATGGGTAAACGTGATATGATCCCTGCCATTAACTTCTTTAGAAAAGTGGATGTCAAAGAGGGAAGCAGACTAGAACTCTCATCACAACGTCCTAAACCGGGAAGCTACATCGAACTGCGTGCAGAGATGAACGTACTGCTTGTTCTGTCAAACACACCGCATGTCATGGAAGAGGGCGAGTACAACCCGAGCAATGTCCAGCTGACACTTCACAAGGCAGATCCTGTTACAGAAGATGACCTCTGCGTGAACTTCAGCCCACAATCAAAGCGCGCTTTCATCAACAACGCACGCTATTTTGCATAA
- a CDS encoding ABC transporter ATP-binding protein, with the protein MSLVTIKNLWKSYGNNVVLEKLTLNIEAGEFCTLVGPSGCGKTTFLKMLLGQEYPTKGTFLLDGKPFPEEPGVERGIVFQRYSVFEHLSVLKNVMLGIELEQSKFFGRLFGKAKKQAEKEAMTMLEAVGLADSANKYPSELSGGMQQRLSIAQSLVKKPKILLLDEPFGALDPGIRADMHALILDLWKKNNLTVVMVTHDLHEGFYLGTRLLVFDKVRHDPLQPNAYGARITYDIPVGETRESVLEEIDQTVKI; encoded by the coding sequence ATGAGTCTCGTAACTATCAAGAACCTCTGGAAAAGTTACGGCAATAATGTCGTACTCGAGAAGCTGACGCTCAACATCGAAGCAGGCGAGTTCTGTACGCTGGTCGGTCCTTCCGGATGCGGTAAGACGACATTTCTAAAGATGCTTCTGGGACAGGAGTACCCGACAAAGGGTACTTTCTTACTCGATGGTAAGCCTTTCCCTGAAGAGCCCGGTGTTGAACGAGGGATTGTCTTTCAGCGTTATTCTGTCTTTGAACACCTTAGTGTATTGAAAAACGTCATGCTTGGTATCGAACTGGAACAGTCTAAATTTTTTGGACGACTGTTCGGTAAAGCAAAAAAGCAGGCAGAGAAAGAAGCGATGACAATGCTTGAAGCCGTCGGCCTTGCCGATTCGGCTAACAAGTACCCCAGTGAGCTTTCCGGAGGGATGCAGCAGCGTCTTTCCATTGCGCAATCACTGGTAAAAAAGCCTAAGATCTTGTTGCTCGATGAGCCTTTTGGGGCTCTTGATCCCGGGATCCGTGCCGATATGCATGCGCTTATTTTGGACCTATGGAAGAAAAACAACCTCACTGTAGTCATGGTTACACACGACCTGCATGAGGGGTTCTACTTGGGGACACGCCTGCTGGTTTTTGACAAAGTACGTCACGATCCTCTGCAACCCAATGCCTATGGTGCACGTATCACATATGATATTCCTGTAGGTGAAACGCGCGAATCCGTGCTTGAAGAGATCGATCAAACCGTAAAGATTTGA
- a CDS encoding ABC transporter permease has product MKRLMNLRPSKATALIIGLLPFILVVLIYIVASDVRLAENPNDKLLPSMNSIVEAVDRMAFTESKRTGEILFVEDTVSSLERLGLGVLISAVLALLMAIPLGFVPFVRAGLSPFVAAFSMVPPMAILPILFIVFGMGEMAKVALIVIGVTPLIIRDLQQRIMEIPTEQLIKAQTLGGSSWTITLRVVLPQIFPRLLDAVRLTLGTAWIFLISAEAISATEGLGYRIFLVRRYLSMDVILPYVVWITLLAFLFDYLLKHFNYRVFKWYDAGKER; this is encoded by the coding sequence ATGAAACGTTTAATGAACCTCCGACCGTCTAAAGCGACGGCGCTGATTATAGGACTGCTGCCTTTCATATTGGTCGTGCTGATCTACATCGTAGCATCCGACGTAAGACTAGCGGAAAATCCGAACGATAAACTGCTGCCATCAATGAACAGCATTGTCGAAGCGGTTGACCGCATGGCGTTTACAGAGAGCAAGCGTACCGGCGAGATCCTTTTCGTCGAAGACACTGTTTCCTCGCTCGAGCGCCTTGGTCTGGGGGTTCTGATCAGTGCCGTTCTGGCACTGTTGATGGCGATCCCTCTTGGGTTCGTTCCATTCGTTCGTGCAGGACTTTCTCCCTTTGTTGCGGCCTTTTCCATGGTACCGCCAATGGCTATTTTGCCCATCTTATTCATTGTCTTTGGCATGGGTGAGATGGCTAAAGTAGCACTTATCGTTATCGGGGTAACACCTCTGATCATACGTGACTTGCAGCAGCGGATCATGGAGATTCCGACTGAACAGCTTATCAAGGCCCAGACCCTGGGCGGATCGAGCTGGACGATCACTCTTCGTGTTGTACTGCCGCAGATCTTTCCGCGTCTGCTTGATGCGGTTAGATTGACACTCGGTACGGCGTGGATCTTTTTGATCTCCGCCGAGGCGATCTCGGCGACAGAAGGTCTTGGGTACCGCATATTCCTGGTGCGCCGTTACCTTTCTATGGATGTGATCCTGCCTTACGTAGTGTGGATCACCTTACTCGCATTTTTGTTCGACTATTTGTTGAAACATTTTAACTACCGCGTCTTTAAGTGGTATGACGCAGGAAAGGAGCGTTAA
- a CDS encoding putative urea ABC transporter substrate-binding protein yields MKSSTVTKLFKKMALSVLVLGLSINSSYAEVKDKFQVSWTIYVGWMPWDYAQQKGIVDKWAKKYGIEIEMVQVNDYIESINQYTAGKFDGCLMTNMDALTIPAAGGVDSTAVIMGDYSNGNDGIILKDKKNLADIKGQTVNLVELSVSHYLLARGLESVGLSEKDVKVLNTSDADMVAAYGTKDVTAMTTWNPQLSEILSNNPSANLVFDSSKTPGEIIDMLVINTETLKDNPKLAKALTGAWFEVMELMKKGDEEALTFMAKASGTDLAGYKSQLDSTMMFYEPSDAVKFADSEELPKTMKKVSEFSFDHGILGEGAPDAEFIGMEFPGGKTFGDKGNIKLRFIDTYVKMAAEGKL; encoded by the coding sequence ATGAAATCATCTACAGTAACAAAACTATTCAAAAAAATGGCACTTTCTGTTCTTGTTTTAGGACTTTCAATCAATTCATCATATGCTGAAGTCAAAGACAAATTCCAGGTCTCATGGACCATCTACGTCGGCTGGATGCCTTGGGATTATGCTCAGCAAAAAGGGATCGTCGACAAGTGGGCTAAGAAGTACGGTATCGAGATCGAGATGGTACAGGTCAACGACTACATCGAATCGATTAACCAGTATACAGCAGGTAAATTCGACGGTTGTCTAATGACAAACATGGATGCACTTACAATCCCTGCAGCAGGCGGTGTTGATTCTACAGCTGTTATCATGGGTGATTACTCCAACGGTAACGACGGTATCATCCTTAAAGACAAGAAAAACCTTGCAGATATCAAGGGTCAGACAGTTAACCTCGTAGAACTTTCTGTTTCTCACTACCTGCTTGCACGTGGTCTTGAGAGCGTCGGTCTAAGCGAAAAAGACGTTAAGGTACTTAATACTTCTGATGCTGACATGGTTGCAGCATACGGTACGAAAGACGTTACGGCGATGACAACATGGAATCCTCAGCTCAGCGAGATCCTCTCCAACAACCCAAGTGCAAACCTTGTTTTCGATTCAAGTAAGACACCAGGCGAGATCATCGATATGCTTGTGATCAATACAGAGACGTTAAAAGACAACCCGAAACTTGCTAAAGCACTTACAGGTGCTTGGTTTGAAGTGATGGAACTCATGAAAAAGGGCGACGAGGAAGCACTTACATTTATGGCAAAAGCTTCCGGTACGGACCTTGCGGGCTACAAGAGCCAGCTTGATTCTACAATGATGTTCTACGAGCCGTCTGATGCGGTTAAGTTTGCTGACAGTGAAGAACTGCCTAAGACAATGAAAAAAGTGAGCGAGTTCTCATTTGATCACGGTATTCTTGGTGAAGGTGCACCGGATGCAGAGTTCATCGGTATGGAATTCCCGGGAGGAAAAACTTTCGGTGACAAAGGCAACATCAAACTTCGTTTCATCGACACTTACGTTAAGATGGCTGCTGAAGGGAAACTGTAA
- a CDS encoding fructosamine kinase family protein, producing the protein MTLHRLSEVLNSELSDLSYLGNGQIGDIYLAQLEDRPVVIKTTADDRDDLLIEAQMLQDLSKNGLRVPEVIASTKAALVLEYIKPYGNTGYDKESEAAKAIASLHQVSNESRMYGYYYNTSIASFPQNNEQTQYNWGLFLSQMRILPMAKLCYDRGVLEKSLLDRLETLCNGLYRRIDMSLITPSLLHGDIWSGNIIYEKSGVCFIDPAIYFGDKEMELAFIMLFHTFGERFFDEYTKLHPLSEDFYETKVALYQIYPLLVHVALYGGGYVSELKQRLEILKV; encoded by the coding sequence GTGACACTGCACAGACTCTCTGAAGTACTAAATAGTGAGTTATCTGATCTTAGCTACCTTGGTAATGGACAGATTGGAGATATCTATCTAGCACAGCTTGAAGATCGTCCTGTTGTGATAAAGACCACAGCAGATGATAGAGATGATCTGCTGATAGAAGCACAGATGCTGCAGGATTTGTCAAAAAACGGGTTGCGTGTTCCGGAGGTGATCGCCTCAACAAAAGCAGCACTGGTGCTTGAGTATATCAAGCCGTACGGCAATACCGGTTATGATAAGGAGAGTGAAGCTGCCAAGGCGATAGCTTCATTACACCAAGTCAGTAACGAAAGCCGAATGTATGGTTACTACTACAATACATCGATCGCCTCTTTCCCGCAAAATAACGAACAGACGCAATACAACTGGGGACTTTTCCTATCACAGATGCGTATCCTCCCAATGGCAAAACTATGTTATGACAGGGGTGTCTTGGAAAAGTCTCTGTTGGATCGGCTTGAGACATTGTGTAACGGACTCTATAGACGTATCGATATGAGCTTGATCACACCTTCTTTACTGCATGGGGATATATGGAGCGGGAATATCATTTATGAAAAAAGCGGAGTGTGTTTCATTGATCCGGCAATCTACTTTGGGGATAAAGAGATGGAGCTTGCCTTTATCATGCTTTTTCATACCTTCGGGGAACGTTTTTTTGATGAGTATACCAAGCTACACCCTTTAAGCGAGGATTTCTATGAGACCAAAGTAGCACTCTACCAGATATACCCGCTTTTGGTGCATGTGGCACTTTATGGAGGAGGATATGTCAGTGAGCTTAAACAGAGGCTTGAGATACTAAAAGTATAG
- a CDS encoding AAA family ATPase: MTPREAIASLRKQMNERIIGQEKVIDRFILGLLASGNVLVEGLPGLAKTQTVRAMSDVIDAKFSRIQFTPDLQPSDVLGYEKVFEVEGKPVLHLEKGAIFGNIILADEINRAPAKVQSTMLEAMEEKQVTIAGKTYPLPELFIVLATQNPIEQEGTFPLPEAQKDRFLMHVNIDYVDSASEYQILELAHNKRLKTELKEEPKVPQELILAARNELERIERSEEIGKYIVELVFATRYPLRYQSKQLEMLIEVGVSPRGTMALDLCARVHAWMQGRDQVAVTDVKQVIHDVFRHRIIPTEHAKFNDFTNDKIVDIVLEHVPAPEM, from the coding sequence ATGACACCACGCGAAGCGATAGCATCATTACGAAAACAGATGAACGAGAGGATTATCGGTCAAGAGAAGGTCATAGATCGTTTCATCCTGGGATTATTGGCTAGTGGTAATGTATTGGTAGAAGGATTACCCGGGCTTGCCAAGACACAGACGGTCCGTGCGATGTCTGACGTGATCGATGCCAAGTTCTCTCGTATACAGTTCACGCCTGACCTCCAGCCTTCAGATGTCTTAGGATATGAAAAGGTCTTTGAAGTTGAGGGAAAACCTGTATTGCACCTGGAGAAGGGCGCAATTTTTGGGAATATTATCCTGGCTGATGAGATCAACCGTGCGCCTGCCAAAGTGCAATCGACTATGCTTGAAGCAATGGAAGAAAAGCAGGTAACAATCGCTGGAAAGACCTATCCGCTTCCAGAGCTTTTTATCGTTCTGGCAACACAGAACCCTATCGAACAAGAGGGTACTTTCCCTCTCCCTGAAGCTCAGAAAGACAGATTTTTGATGCATGTAAATATCGATTATGTAGATTCGGCTTCAGAGTATCAGATACTTGAGTTGGCACACAATAAGCGGTTGAAAACAGAGTTAAAAGAAGAGCCAAAAGTTCCCCAGGAGTTGATCTTGGCTGCACGTAATGAGCTGGAACGTATAGAGCGTAGTGAAGAGATAGGAAAGTATATTGTCGAGTTGGTTTTTGCAACACGTTATCCTCTTCGTTATCAGAGTAAACAGCTTGAAATGCTGATTGAAGTTGGGGTCAGTCCAAGAGGTACGATGGCTTTGGACCTATGTGCAAGAGTCCATGCTTGGATGCAGGGAAGAGATCAAGTGGCTGTTACTGATGTCAAACAGGTGATTCATGATGTTTTTCGTCACCGTATTATCCCGACTGAGCATGCTAAATTCAATGACTTTACGAATGATAAGATCGTTGATATCGTACTGGAGCATGTACCTGCACCTGAAATGTAA
- a CDS encoding TRAP transporter large permease subunit: protein MTESLKISYYLDRLSKHSGILAAILVVALSLLVVYDAAMRYIFSSGSIALQEVEWHLFDIIFLLGLTYALKHDKHVRVDIFFDRYSPETKAVVQILSQLLLVIPFSLLFMYDAYDMTYQSYIQQEVSSDPGGLTHRWLIKGMLVVAFVLLVMQALSEIFKAYGRLQEKRLLWRSLAVIAVLGMLVYTAWYYRMAYWIDPVILLFALTLFLLMSGFPVAFVFAGVALFFALITDELGLHVLEMLPYRTYGIMGNVTLMAVPLFIFMGLILEKSKMAEGLLISMGKLFGRIRGGLAVSVVLVGAILAASTGIVGASVVMMSLIALPLMLKQNYSPALASGSIAASGTLGQLIPPSIVLIILGDQMHLSVGDLFKAAVVPGLILIGLYILYILIVSFLNKEVAPAIISDESYSVVLQEAIKEIIPPLLLIGVVLGSIFAGIASPTESAAIGVMGAVLLAVGKKSFSVEMLRYAAIETVKLTAMIFMILIGATAFSLVFNELGGGDMAMEFFAGDMADKWMFILIAMLVIFILGFFIDFIEIAFVVVPILVPIVASFGIDPVWFAILIAMNLQASFLTPPFGFALFYLKGAAGDKVTTAAIYKGVIPFIILQLAALLIIVLFPDLIYLLGK, encoded by the coding sequence ATGACAGAAAGTCTAAAAATCTCATATTATCTTGATCGACTCTCAAAACATAGCGGTATTTTGGCAGCTATACTGGTTGTGGCTCTTTCTCTTCTTGTAGTTTATGATGCAGCGATGCGTTATATATTCAGCTCAGGCTCTATCGCACTGCAGGAAGTGGAATGGCATCTTTTTGATATCATTTTTCTTTTGGGACTGACTTATGCGCTTAAACACGATAAACATGTGAGAGTGGATATCTTCTTTGATCGATACAGTCCTGAGACCAAAGCTGTCGTACAGATATTGTCTCAGCTGCTGCTGGTGATCCCGTTTTCACTGCTTTTTATGTATGATGCGTATGATATGACCTATCAAAGCTATATTCAGCAGGAGGTTTCATCTGATCCGGGTGGTCTGACGCATCGGTGGTTGATCAAAGGGATGCTGGTAGTAGCATTTGTACTCCTTGTTATGCAGGCACTTAGTGAGATCTTTAAAGCGTACGGCAGGTTGCAGGAGAAGCGTTTGCTATGGCGATCATTGGCAGTTATCGCAGTCTTGGGTATGCTTGTATATACGGCATGGTATTATCGTATGGCATATTGGATCGATCCTGTGATCTTGTTGTTTGCTTTGACGTTATTTTTACTAATGAGTGGATTTCCGGTGGCTTTTGTCTTTGCCGGTGTGGCACTCTTTTTTGCACTGATCACCGATGAGCTTGGACTGCATGTACTGGAGATGCTTCCTTATAGAACATATGGGATCATGGGCAATGTCACGCTGATGGCAGTACCGCTTTTTATCTTTATGGGACTCATTCTGGAAAAATCCAAGATGGCAGAAGGCCTGCTTATCTCAATGGGAAAGCTCTTTGGTAGAATAAGAGGCGGTCTTGCGGTCTCGGTGGTACTTGTGGGAGCGATATTGGCTGCAAGTACAGGAATTGTCGGTGCATCAGTTGTGATGATGAGCTTGATCGCACTGCCGTTGATGCTGAAGCAGAACTATTCACCGGCACTTGCTTCCGGAAGTATCGCAGCAAGCGGTACACTGGGGCAGTTGATCCCGCCTTCGATCGTCCTTATCATACTAGGTGATCAGATGCATCTTTCAGTAGGGGATCTTTTCAAAGCTGCAGTGGTCCCGGGTCTGATCTTGATCGGACTATATATCCTTTATATACTGATCGTTTCATTTTTGAACAAAGAAGTAGCACCTGCGATCATTTCTGATGAATCTTACAGTGTGGTACTGCAAGAAGCGATTAAAGAGATCATACCGCCGCTACTACTTATAGGGGTAGTACTTGGGTCTATCTTTGCTGGAATTGCATCACCTACTGAATCTGCAGCCATTGGGGTGATGGGTGCGGTACTCCTAGCAGTAGGAAAGAAGAGTTTTTCGGTAGAGATGTTACGTTATGCAGCCATAGAAACAGTGAAATTGACTGCAATGATCTTTATGATCCTGATTGGTGCTACGGCATTCTCTCTGGTTTTTAATGAACTTGGCGGCGGAGATATGGCAATGGAGTTCTTTGCGGGCGATATGGCAGATAAGTGGATGTTCATATTGATCGCAATGTTAGTGATCTTTATTCTGGGATTCTTTATTGACTTTATTGAAATCGCTTTTGTTGTAGTACCGATACTTGTGCCTATTGTAGCTTCATTCGGGATCGATCCTGTGTGGTTCGCTATTCTTATCGCAATGAATTTGCAGGCATCTTTCCTGACTCCGCCTTTTGGATTTGCACTCTTTTATCTGAAAGGTGCAGCAGGAGATAAAGTAACTACAGCTGCGATATATAAAGGAGTAATACCATTTATTATATTGCAGCTTGCAGCACTGTTGATTATCGTACTTTTTCCTGATCTGATTTATTTGCTGGGAAAATGA
- a CDS encoding PAS domain-containing protein has product MLRPHPTNKEIKLGAKDMLVSKTDQRGIITYGNNKFVEVTGYKENELIGSPHNILRNPDMPKAVFYLMWESIKNGKNIMAVVKNMAKNGDHYWVTTDFDIQRDREGKIRNYIAYRHAAPKNVVKEIEPLYQKMLEIENAHGMDASIEYLEGYLEEKNMSYNQYIEDLAKPKGITGSLFETMKKMFA; this is encoded by the coding sequence ATGTTACGTCCACATCCAACTAACAAGGAAATCAAACTTGGTGCAAAGGATATGTTGGTCAGTAAAACAGACCAGAGAGGTATAATAACATACGGAAACAATAAGTTCGTAGAAGTTACGGGCTATAAGGAGAATGAGTTAATCGGTTCTCCGCATAATATTTTAAGAAACCCTGATATGCCAAAAGCTGTTTTTTATCTTATGTGGGAAAGTATAAAAAACGGTAAAAACATTATGGCTGTTGTCAAAAACATGGCAAAAAACGGTGATCACTACTGGGTAACAACCGACTTCGATATTCAAAGAGACAGAGAAGGAAAGATCCGTAACTACATTGCGTATAGACATGCCGCACCTAAAAATGTAGTGAAAGAGATTGAGCCGCTCTATCAAAAAATGTTGGAGATTGAAAATGCACATGGCATGGATGCTTCGATTGAATACCTCGAAGGGTATCTTGAAGAGAAGAATATGAGTTACAATCAATATATTGAAGACTTGGCGAAGCCAAAAGGTATCACCGGATCACTGTTTGAAACAATGAAGAAGATGTTTGCATAA
- a CDS encoding PAS domain-containing protein, translating to MLRPHPTNKEIKLSSKDMLVSKTDQRGVITYGNNKFVEVSGYKENELIGSPHSILRHPDMPKAVFYLMWESIKSGKNIMAVVKNMAKNGDHYWVTTDFDIQRDREGKIRNYIAYRQAAPKNVIKEIEPLYQKMLEIENTHGMDASIEYLEAYLEEKGKSYNQYIEELAKPKGITGTLFETMKKMFA from the coding sequence ATGTTACGTCCACATCCGACTAACAAAGAGATCAAACTGAGTTCAAAGGACATGCTGGTCAGTAAAACAGACCAGAGAGGTGTAATAACATACGGAAACAATAAGTTCGTAGAGGTTTCTGGATATAAAGAGAATGAGCTTATCGGTTCTCCACACAGTATTCTTAGACACCCTGATATGCCAAAAGCTGTTTTTTATCTTATGTGGGAAAGTATAAAAAGTGGTAAAAATATTATGGCTGTTGTCAAAAACATGGCAAAAAACGGTGATCACTACTGGGTAACGACCGACTTTGATATCCAAAGAGACAGAGAAGGAAAGATCCGTAACTATATTGCCTATAGACAAGCAGCACCAAAAAATGTAATCAAAGAGATAGAGCCGCTCTATCAAAAAATGCTGGAGATAGAAAATACACATGGTATGGATGCTTCGATTGAGTATTTGGAAGCTTATCTTGAAGAGAAAGGTAAGAGTTACAATCAATATATTGAAGAGTTAGCAAAGCCAAAGGGTATCACCGGTACATTGTTTGAAACAATGAAGAAGATGTTTGCATAA
- a CDS encoding META domain-containing protein produces MLKRSLLVTVALTILVYSESNDTYHKNISSFPLKIVQTFKDINRSILQNEFNGNWHIRVMDGKDIRQARAILDLDLDDMKLSGFDACNQMNGILIKHNEENISVPALMTTRMGCRETLHTWVSVRLHQLLKEGFSIKEEEKYGIEGVTIKSPNHELFLKKMGED; encoded by the coding sequence ATGCTCAAAAGATCGCTACTGGTTACAGTTGCTCTTACTATTTTAGTTTACAGTGAATCAAATGATACCTATCATAAAAACATCTCTTCATTCCCTTTAAAGATAGTCCAAACGTTCAAAGATATCAACCGCAGTATCTTACAAAATGAATTTAACGGAAACTGGCATATTCGTGTGATGGATGGTAAGGATATACGTCAAGCCAGAGCCATACTCGATCTTGACCTTGATGATATGAAACTCTCAGGATTTGATGCATGTAATCAAATGAACGGCATATTAATCAAACACAATGAAGAAAATATCTCTGTACCTGCATTGATGACTACACGAATGGGGTGCCGAGAAACACTACATACATGGGTAAGCGTACGTCTGCATCAGCTGCTCAAAGAGGGATTCAGTATCAAAGAAGAAGAAAAATACGGCATAGAAGGGGTTACGATCAAGAGCCCGAATCATGAGCTCTTTTTGAAAAAGATGGGAGAGGACTAA
- a CDS encoding Mur ligase family protein — protein sequence MLILNTIAYLLFIAAIGYYFITNLQWYSYKLERVIFHHTKTWWHFVYFLIPFALYALIESVSEFGFVVTLAYLPLLYVWYKGLDKPLVFTGRVKRFYAALFLFAIFIAVAFKHFGVIVPLFLAYFVSMFIEKMLFEGFKRKAEQKLESMEDMIVVGITASYGKTSIKNFVAHILTTKYKTYATPRSVNTLGGVMKDVNDDLPADTEVYVVEMGARGEGDIKEITTFVNPHYVVVGKIGPAHIEYFKTLENIRNTKMEILFSKRLKSAWVHESAMVKPEENVHTFGSKENLNIRTVLPAPQAVIEDVKATLNGTSFTLDGVRYEANILGAFNAINLAASVQIAKELGLSTEQIQEGLSTLKPVAHRLQRIDAGGKVILDDSFNGNIDGMMASFDLAKSYEGRKVLITPGLVEVDDALNVQVAQRANEIFDKVIVTGDLNYPIFKEHVDAGKLGKLESKAQMEQMLIEETRAGDLILFANDAPSFV from the coding sequence ATGTTAATACTCAATACTATTGCCTATCTACTTTTTATTGCTGCCATTGGATATTATTTTATCACAAACCTGCAGTGGTACAGTTATAAGCTTGAACGTGTGATCTTTCACCATACCAAGACATGGTGGCATTTTGTTTACTTTTTGATACCCTTTGCGCTCTATGCATTGATAGAGAGTGTGAGTGAATTTGGATTTGTGGTCACACTTGCTTATTTGCCGCTGCTTTATGTATGGTATAAAGGACTTGATAAACCACTGGTGTTTACAGGCAGGGTAAAACGGTTTTATGCAGCTTTGTTCTTGTTTGCGATCTTTATTGCAGTGGCATTTAAACACTTTGGTGTAATAGTTCCGCTTTTCTTAGCGTATTTCGTTTCTATGTTTATTGAGAAGATGCTTTTTGAAGGCTTTAAGCGTAAAGCAGAACAGAAGCTTGAAAGCATGGAAGATATGATCGTTGTAGGGATTACAGCAAGTTACGGTAAGACCAGCATAAAGAACTTTGTTGCCCATATCCTTACAACAAAGTATAAAACTTATGCGACACCGCGTTCAGTGAATACACTTGGCGGTGTAATGAAAGATGTCAATGACGATCTTCCTGCTGATACTGAAGTTTATGTCGTGGAAATGGGAGCAAGAGGAGAAGGGGATATCAAAGAGATCACCACTTTTGTCAACCCGCATTATGTTGTTGTCGGAAAGATAGGACCTGCACATATTGAGTATTTTAAGACACTGGAGAATATCCGTAATACAAAAATGGAGATCTTGTTTAGCAAGCGTTTGAAGAGTGCATGGGTACATGAGAGTGCGATGGTGAAACCTGAGGAAAATGTGCATACCTTTGGAAGCAAGGAAAACCTGAATATCAGGACTGTACTTCCAGCTCCACAGGCTGTCATCGAAGATGTAAAAGCGACACTGAACGGTACAAGTTTTACACTTGATGGGGTACGCTATGAAGCAAACATTCTTGGTGCATTCAACGCGATCAATCTTGCTGCATCCGTACAGATCGCCAAAGAGCTTGGGCTGAGCACAGAGCAGATACAAGAGGGACTATCTACCTTAAAGCCTGTAGCACACAGACTTCAACGTATCGATGCCGGCGGCAAGGTGATACTTGATGACAGCTTCAACGGGAACATTGATGGGATGATGGCTTCATTTGATCTGGCAAAGAGTTATGAGGGAAGGAAAGTACTCATCACACCTGGACTTGTGGAAGTGGACGATGCCCTTAATGTGCAGGTTGCACAAAGAGCCAATGAAATCTTTGACAAAGTGATCGTTACAGGTGATCTTAACTACCCGATCTTCAAAGAACATGTTGATGCGGGTAAACTGGGAAAACTGGAGAGTAAAGCGCAGATGGAGCAGATGTTGATAGAAGAGACCAGGGCAGGTGACCTGATACTCTTTGCCAACGATGCGCCAAGCTTCGTTTAG